Proteins from a single region of Amycolatopsis sp. CA-230715:
- the hypE gene encoding hydrogenase expression/formation protein HypE, with translation MTTIDPTRATCPAPQAETERVLLGHGSGGQLSTELLDDVIIAELGTAGPLEDAALVGIADVDAVFSTDSFVVTPRFFPGGDIGSLAVHGTVNDLAMRGARPVALALAYVLEEGFPLAELRTITASVAAAARACGVPVATGDTKVVGAGAADGVYVTTTGIGVRLRDAFPSAAGGVPGDVVLLSGHVGDHGTAILSAREGLGFEAEIRSDSRPLHDLVAAMIAAGARDVHALRDPTRGGLASALNELAAASEVAVEITDADIPIRPQVAAACELLGLDPLHVANEGCLVAFVAPGSADAVLSAMRGTEAGQAARAIGTVTGGPAGQVTARTTVGARRVVDVLIGEQLPRIC, from the coding sequence ATGACCACGATCGACCCGACCCGCGCGACCTGCCCCGCCCCGCAAGCCGAGACCGAACGGGTGCTGCTCGGCCACGGTTCCGGCGGGCAGCTGAGCACCGAACTCCTCGACGACGTGATCATCGCCGAGCTCGGCACCGCCGGACCACTCGAAGACGCCGCACTGGTGGGAATCGCCGACGTCGACGCGGTGTTCAGCACGGACAGCTTCGTCGTCACGCCCCGCTTCTTCCCCGGTGGCGACATCGGTTCCCTCGCCGTGCACGGCACCGTCAACGACCTCGCGATGCGCGGCGCGCGCCCGGTCGCGCTCGCGCTGGCCTACGTGCTGGAAGAAGGATTCCCGCTCGCCGAGCTCCGCACCATCACCGCCTCGGTCGCCGCGGCCGCGCGCGCCTGCGGGGTACCGGTGGCCACCGGGGACACCAAGGTGGTCGGCGCCGGTGCCGCGGACGGCGTCTACGTGACGACCACCGGGATCGGCGTGCGCCTCCGCGACGCGTTCCCGTCCGCCGCCGGTGGTGTCCCCGGCGACGTGGTGCTGCTGTCCGGCCACGTCGGCGACCACGGCACGGCCATCCTCAGCGCCAGGGAGGGACTGGGGTTCGAGGCGGAGATCCGGTCGGACAGCAGGCCGCTGCACGACCTGGTGGCCGCGATGATCGCGGCCGGAGCGCGGGACGTGCACGCACTGCGGGACCCCACCCGCGGCGGGCTGGCGAGCGCGCTCAACGAACTCGCCGCCGCCTCCGAAGTCGCCGTCGAGATCACCGATGCCGACATCCCGATCCGGCCCCAGGTCGCGGCCGCGTGCGAGTTGCTCGGCCTCGATCCCTTGCACGTCGCCAACGAAGGCTGTCTCGTCGCCTTCGTCGCGCCCGGCTCGGCCGACGCCGTCCTCTCGGCGATGCGCGGAACCGAGGCGGGGCAGGCGGCCCGAGCCATCGGCACGGTCACCGGCGGACCGGCCGGGCAGGTCACCGCCCGCACCACCGTCGGCGCCCGCCGCGTGGTCGACGTGCTCATCGGCGAACAGCTGCCGCGCATCTGCTGA